A single window of Cheilinus undulatus linkage group 12, ASM1832078v1, whole genome shotgun sequence DNA harbors:
- the txndc15 gene encoding thioredoxin domain-containing protein 15 has translation MTEFWIKLCIPYALLFLSYQSEILRFTSATAQDYESLELTVSEDGVSDHENSPKFVESEDLASVPKRQFKTAEIADAVMGTETPIDPSDIESLFPKNVKDFQSGFSPPCDENSEQCGSPSLAAKEASVEEKSSESAQQVTLEIVHAETVPTEEQNSTETTKTYKVNCDKRNTTGIDAFTVQVLNASQDLMEYLNANSTECSVVLFFTAWCQFSANLAPHFNALPRVFPSMHFLALDASQHSSLSTRFGTVAVPNILLFQGAKPMARFNHTDRTLETLTSFITNQTGFEAGPDRIVMDADRLGPLPSVPVKSIDWLLVFSVLFITGFTLYAILRTDSIRWLIPGQEHEHQD, from the exons ATGACGGAGTTTTGGATAAAGCTCTGCATTCCCtatgctttattatttttgtcgTATCAATCTGAGATTTTGAGGTTTACGTCGGCGACCGCACAAG ATTATGAGTCACTGGAACTCACAGTATCAGAGGATGGAGTGTCTGACCATGAGAACAGCCCCAAGTTCGTGGAGTCCGAAGACCTGGCCTCTGTGCCGAAGAGGCAGTTCAAGACAGCAGAGATTGCAGATGCAGTGATGGGGACTGAAACCCCCATTGATCCGTCTGATATTGAGTCCCTCTTCCCCAAAAATGTGAAAGACTTTCAGTCGGGTTTCTCCCCACCTTGTGATGAAAACAGTGAACAGTGTGGTTCACCATCTCTGGCTGCTAAAGAAGCATCAGTGGAGGAGAAGAGCTCTGAATCAGCACAACAG GTCACTCTTGAAATAGTGCATGCAGAAACCGTACCAACTGAGGAGCAGAACTCGACAGAGACCACAAAGACGTACAAGGTGAACTGTGATAAAAGGAACACCACAGGGATAGATGCATTCACTGTACAGGTCCTCAACGCCTCACAG GATCTGATGGAGTACCTGAATGCTAACAGCACAGAGTGTTCTGTGGTGCTTTTCTTCACCGCCTGGTGTCAGTTCTCAGCCAACCTGGCGCCTCACTTCAACGCCCTGCCTCGAGTctttcccagcatgcatttCCTGGCACTGGATGCCTCACAGCACAGCAG CCTCTCCACTCGGTTTGGGACTGTGGCAGTGCCCAACATCTTGCTGTTCCAGGGGGCCAAACCTATGGCTCGCTTTAACCACACTGACAGAACGCTAGAGACGCTCACCTCCTTTATCACAAACCAGACAG GGTTTGAAGCTGGACCGGACAGAATCGTGATGGATGCAGACCGTCTCGGCCCCCTCCCCAGCGTCCCGGTGAAGAGTATCGACTGGCTTTTGGTCTTCTCTGTCCTCTTCATCACAGGCTTCACATTATATGCCATCCTGCGGACAGACAGTATCCGCTGGCTCATACCAGGACAGGAGCATGAGCATCAAGACTGA
- the LOC121518363 gene encoding tripartite motif-containing protein 16-like encodes MAQRAIQPDREKRSCPICLDLLKDPVTIPCGHSYCMSCISDCWDEEKDKETNSCPQCRQSFMPRPVLMKNTMLAELVEELKKAEPQGASHEPSCAGPEDVACDYCTGEKMRAFKSCLVCMASFCEQHLQPHYSVALLKKHKLVEATFKLQENICFCHDEVMKIFCRTDQKCICYLCSMDDHRGHDMVSTAAERAERQTELGGSRQKIQQRAQDRERDVKVLQQRVEAFSLSADEAVRDSEKTFTELIHLIEKMCSEVTQQIRSKQKTEVNEARELEEKLQQEITDLRRKDAELEQLSHTEDHLHFLNNYSSLSQLNESTDPPSIDVCPLSFIKGVTAAVTEFRDELQDVLSDSRARISSAVTEVEILPLLEPKTRADFLRYARHITLDPNTAHKKLSLNNGNRKATLLAAEQSCSDHPARFIQWWQVLSTEGLTGRCYWEVKWSGSVNVAAAYKNISRTGTINECGFGYNDKSWSLECRCGYSFRHNGISTTISGPQSPILGVYLDHQAGTLSYYSVSETITLLHRVQTKFTKPLYPGFWLPVSAGDNAEFCELN; translated from the coding sequence ATGGCGCAGCGAGCAATTCAGCCGGACCGAGAAAAACGGAGCTGTCCAATTTGTTTGGATCTTCTAAAAGATCCAGTGACCATTCCTTGTGGACACAGCTACTGCATGAGCTGTATCAGTGACTGCTGGGATGAAGAGAAAGACAAGGAAACAAACAGCTGCCCACAGTGTAGGCAGAGTTTCATGCCAAGGCCtgtactgatgaaaaacaccATGCTGGCGGAGTTAGTGGAGGAGCTGAAAAAAGCAGAGCCTCAAGGTGCTTCACATGAACCTTCTTGTGCAGGACCTGAAGACGTGGCTTGTGATTACTGCACTGGAGAAAAGATGAGAGCCTTCAAGTCCTGTCTGGTGTGTATGGCCTCTTTCTGTGAGCAGCACCTCCAGCCTCACTATTCTGTAGctctgctgaaaaaacacaaacttgtTGAAGCCACTTTTAAGCTCCAAGAGAATATCTGCTTCTGCCATGACGAGGTGATGAAGATTTTCTGCCGCACTGATCAGAAGTGCATCTGTTACCTTTGCTCCATGGATGATCACAGAGGCCATGACATGGTCTCTACTGCCGCTGAAAGAGCTGAGAGGCAGACAGAGCTCGGAGGGAGCCGGCAAAAAATCCAACAGAGAGCccaggacagagagagagatgtcaAGGTGCTGCAGCAGAGGGTGGAGGCATTCAGTCTGTCTGCTGATGAGGCTGTGAGAGACAGTGAGAAGACTTTCACTGAGCTGATCCATCTTATTGAGAAAATGTGCTCTGAAGTAACGCAGCAGATCAGAtctaaacagaaaacagaagtGAACGAGGCGAGAGAGCTGGAAGAAAAGCTGCAGCAGGAGATCACTGATCTGAGGAGGAAAGACGCAGAGCTGGAGCAGCTCTCACATACAGAGGATCACCTACACTTCCTGAACAACTACTCTTCACTGTCTCAGCTTAATGAATCTACAGACCCTCCCAGCATTGATGTCTGTCCTCTGAGCTTTATTAAGGGTGTAACAGCGGCTGTAACAGAGTTCAGAGATGAACTACAGGATGTTCTGAGTGACAGCAGGGCCAGGATCTCATCAGCAGTGACTGAGGTGGAAATTTTACCTCTTCTAGAGCCAAAAACCAGAGCAGACTTTTTGAGATATGCTCGCCACATCACACTGGATCCAAATACAGCACACAAAAAACTGTCTTTAAATAACGGTAACAGAAAGGCAACATTACTGGCAGCAGAGCAGTCATGTTCAGATCACCCAGCCAGATTTATTCAGTGGTGGCAGGTCCTGAGTACAGAGGGTCTGACTGGACGTTGTTACTGGGAGGTGAAGTGGAGTGGGTCTGTTAATGTAGCAGCTGCTTACAAAAATATCAGCAGAACAGGGACCATAAATGAATGTGGATTTGGTTACAATGACAAATCCTGGTCATTAGAATGCAGATGTGGTTATTCATTCAGACATAATGGTATAAGTACTACCATCTCAGGACCCCAGTCCCCCATATTAGGAGTTTACCTGGATCATCAGGCAGGTACCCTGTCTTACTACAGTGTCTCTGAAACCATCACCCTCCTCCACAGGGTCCAGACTAAGTTCACTAAGCCTCTTTATCCTGGATTCTGGTTACCAGTCAGTGCTGGAGACAATGCTGAGTTTTGTGAACTCAATTAG